Proteins encoded in a region of the Suricata suricatta isolate VVHF042 chromosome 10, meerkat_22Aug2017_6uvM2_HiC, whole genome shotgun sequence genome:
- the IL22 gene encoding interleukin-22: protein MAALKKSVSSSLMGTLAASCLLLVALWAQGGVAVPISSHCRLDKSNFQQPYITNRTFMLAKEASLADNNTDVRLIGEKLFHEVHMGERCYLMKQVLNFTLEEVLFPQSDRFQPYMQEVVPFLARLSNKLSQCHIGSDDQHIQRNVQKLKDTVKKLGENGEIKVIGELDLLFMALRNACN from the exons ATGGCCGCCCTGAAGAAATCTGTGAGCTCTTCCCTTATGGGAACTCTGGCCGCCAGCTGCCTCCTTCTCGTTGCCCTGTGGGCGCAGGGAGGAGTGGCTGTGCCCATCAGTTCACACTGCAGGCTGGACAAGTCCAACTTCCAGCAGCCCTATATCACCAACCGCACCTTCATGTTGGCTAAGGAG gcTAGTTTGGCAGATAACAACACAGACGTTCGTCTCATTGGGGAGAAACTGTTCCACGAAGTCCAT ATGGGAGAGCGCTGCTATCTGATGAAGCAGGTGCTGAACTTTACCCTTGAAGAAGTGCTGTTCCCCCAATCTGATAGATTCCAACCCTATATGCAGGAGGTGGTTCCCTTCCTGGCCAGACTCAGCAACAAGCTAAGCCAATGT CATATTGGCAGTGATGACCAGCATATCCAGAGAAATGTGCAAAAGCTGAAGGACACAGTGAAAAAG CTTGGAGAGAACGGAGAGATCAAAGTAATTGGAGAACTGGATTTGCTGTTTATGGCCCTGAGAAATGCCTGTAATTGA